One window of the Acaryochloris sp. CCMEE 5410 genome contains the following:
- the lysS gene encoding lysine--tRNA ligase has translation MAADRASESPNQGSTLEEVRATRLQKVEQLKQAGLTPYAYRWQSTHTAQALQEKFVDLANGEEEDFEVAIAGRILARRVFGKLAFFNLQDETGTIQLYLEKKRIQEQMGEQDEQAFNHLKQLTDVGDFIGVQGTIKRTDKGELSVYVREYTVLTKSLLPLPDKWHGLTDIAKRYRQRYVDLIVNPTVRETFRRRAQITASIRRYLDEQGFIEIETPVLNSEAGGAEARPFITYHNTMEMDLYLRIATELHLKRLIVGGFEKVFELGRVFRNEGISTRHNPEFTTIEVYQAYADYNDMMDLAEALICTAAERSVGSLKVPYQGETIDLTSPWRRVTMHDAVQEKTGLDFSTFKTVEAAQKAATKVGITGVADCESVGHVLNEAFEQKVEATLMQPTFILDYPVEISPLAKPHRSQPGLVERFELFIVGRETANSFSELTDPVDQRQRLEAQAARKEAGDLEAHGVDEDFITALEYGMPPTGGLGIGIDRLAMLLSDAASIRDVIAFPLLKPEKYEDEG, from the coding sequence ATGGCTGCTGATCGGGCGTCTGAGTCACCCAACCAGGGCTCTACTTTAGAAGAAGTGAGAGCTACTCGTTTGCAAAAGGTTGAGCAGCTCAAACAAGCAGGCTTAACCCCCTATGCCTATCGGTGGCAGTCTACCCATACTGCCCAGGCTCTACAAGAGAAATTTGTGGATCTGGCGAATGGTGAAGAGGAGGATTTTGAGGTTGCGATCGCAGGTCGTATCCTCGCTCGTCGCGTATTCGGTAAGCTAGCCTTCTTCAACCTCCAGGACGAAACAGGAACCATCCAGCTCTACTTGGAAAAAAAGCGGATTCAAGAACAGATGGGGGAGCAAGATGAGCAAGCCTTTAACCATCTCAAACAGCTCACTGACGTAGGGGACTTCATCGGGGTTCAAGGCACCATTAAGCGCACCGACAAAGGTGAACTCTCTGTTTATGTTAGGGAATACACCGTTCTCACCAAGTCTTTATTGCCCCTGCCCGATAAATGGCATGGCCTCACGGATATTGCCAAGCGGTATCGCCAACGCTACGTAGATTTGATTGTCAATCCCACTGTGCGGGAGACCTTTCGACGACGGGCTCAAATTACCGCTAGCATTCGCCGCTATCTTGACGAACAGGGGTTTATTGAAATTGAAACCCCCGTTTTGAACTCCGAAGCAGGAGGAGCTGAGGCCCGCCCATTCATCACCTATCACAACACGATGGAGATGGATCTCTATCTGCGGATTGCCACGGAACTGCATTTGAAGCGATTAATTGTGGGTGGCTTTGAAAAAGTCTTTGAGCTGGGTCGAGTATTCCGTAATGAAGGGATTTCTACCCGCCACAATCCAGAGTTCACGACCATCGAAGTTTACCAAGCCTATGCCGACTACAACGACATGATGGATTTAGCGGAAGCGTTGATCTGTACTGCAGCAGAACGTTCTGTGGGTAGTTTGAAAGTGCCTTACCAAGGCGAAACAATCGATCTCACCTCTCCATGGCGACGAGTGACCATGCATGACGCTGTACAAGAAAAAACAGGGCTAGATTTTTCCACTTTTAAGACGGTAGAGGCAGCTCAAAAAGCAGCCACGAAGGTAGGCATCACGGGGGTGGCAGATTGCGAGAGTGTGGGCCATGTCCTCAATGAAGCCTTTGAACAAAAGGTAGAAGCGACCCTGATGCAACCCACCTTTATCCTTGACTATCCTGTCGAGATTTCGCCCTTAGCGAAACCTCACCGTTCCCAGCCGGGACTGGTCGAACGATTTGAACTGTTTATCGTTGGCCGAGAGACAGCCAATAGCTTCTCTGAATTGACCGATCCAGTGGATCAGCGTCAGCGTTTAGAAGCCCAGGCCGCTCGAAAAGAAGCGGGGGATTTGGAGGCCCATGGCGTAGATGAAGATTTCATCACCGCGTTGGAATACGGTATGCCGCCCACAGGCGGATTAGGCATCGGTATAGACCGTCTGGCGATGCTGTTGAGTGATGCAGCCAGTATTCGGGATGTGATTGCTTTTCCCCTCTTAAAACCCGAGAAATATGAAGATGAGGGATAA
- a CDS encoding DUF6745 domain-containing protein, producing the protein MPEIRFLTPEQEALIPEYQEKWKRISLTTQPIEKVRAAAAIKGVYAVMGKPEPNVVFCSSPRAALDHLQAQVSQVDIPQNPRSRTKEDIQNNFIQFFAEAAWETIKQSNKQQNAGTKPILDLLMEVSVESANSIETHIERCLPKGLSIQDMIEQTVLNAAPMIDLMGKHQARRGDPGFSKMIKMILDKSPEDGRESFSDMASAALEMQLGWIPGKEFLFRAWLKKILQGILIAEINGMEPPRFRETLAMPLSLAEQKYLVENAVVVISEVVYQCSWLDFAISELNYPHDAKKWAALQGLVKYCGWVFAAENLCIICDRPTQILIDDDYQLHGEGEPAVQFADGFAAYAHHGTPIPEKYGTVHPQEWQAQWVFEERNQALQEMLVQSLGAIRVCQELPLIEVDTLQEYTLLKLKGVGVNDTRVLKRVKAETEDILAVFVPWHQDTVRSAINYANENYSAEDFPIPDNENQR; encoded by the coding sequence ATGCCTGAGATTCGTTTTTTGACCCCTGAACAAGAAGCACTAATTCCCGAGTATCAGGAGAAATGGAAGCGAATTAGTTTAACCACACAACCGATTGAAAAAGTCCGAGCAGCGGCTGCAATTAAAGGTGTTTATGCCGTTATGGGCAAACCCGAACCAAATGTTGTTTTTTGCTCCAGCCCGCGGGCGGCGTTAGATCATCTGCAAGCCCAAGTCTCGCAAGTAGATATTCCACAAAATCCCCGTAGTCGAACGAAAGAAGATATCCAGAATAATTTCATTCAGTTTTTTGCAGAAGCAGCTTGGGAGACAATCAAGCAAAGCAATAAACAACAGAATGCAGGTACGAAACCCATTCTTGATTTATTGATGGAAGTTTCAGTAGAATCGGCCAACTCGATTGAAACGCATATTGAACGCTGCCTTCCTAAAGGTCTGAGTATTCAAGACATGATTGAGCAAACCGTCCTGAATGCTGCGCCAATGATCGATTTGATGGGCAAACATCAAGCTCGTCGAGGAGATCCAGGATTTTCAAAGATGATAAAGATGATACTGGACAAGTCCCCAGAGGATGGGCGGGAATCCTTTAGTGACATGGCATCTGCTGCTTTAGAAATGCAACTGGGTTGGATTCCAGGAAAAGAATTTCTCTTTCGGGCCTGGTTAAAGAAAATTCTGCAGGGGATATTAATTGCAGAAATCAACGGTATGGAACCCCCTCGCTTTCGAGAGACCCTGGCAATGCCGCTATCGCTTGCTGAGCAGAAATATTTGGTAGAGAATGCTGTTGTTGTTATTTCTGAAGTTGTATATCAGTGTAGTTGGCTAGATTTTGCTATTTCAGAACTCAATTATCCCCATGACGCTAAGAAATGGGCGGCTTTACAAGGGTTAGTTAAATATTGCGGTTGGGTTTTTGCAGCCGAGAATTTATGTATTATTTGTGATCGTCCCACCCAAATCCTGATCGATGATGACTATCAATTGCACGGTGAGGGAGAGCCTGCTGTGCAGTTTGCGGATGGGTTTGCCGCCTATGCCCATCACGGAACTCCTATACCGGAAAAATATGGCACTGTTCATCCTCAGGAATGGCAAGCCCAGTGGGTTTTTGAGGAACGGAATCAGGCACTACAAGAGATGTTAGTTCAATCCCTTGGGGCAATTCGGGTTTGCCAAGAACTCCCTTTAATCGAGGTGGATACTTTGCAAGAGTATACCCTCCTCAAATTAAAAGGTGTGGGGGTTAATGACACTCGTGTTTTAAAGCGGGTTAAGGCTGAGACAGAGGATATTTTGGCTGTCTTTGTACCTTGGCATCAAGATACGGTCCGATCAGCAATTAACTATGCGAATGAGAACTATTCTGCAGAAGACTTCCCCATTCCTGATAATGAGAATCAACGGTAA
- a CDS encoding ISAs1 family transposase, with protein MTSSPFASIIEHFSDLDDPRAAHRIEYQLEDIVIITLCAVLCGADNWVEVSNYGRSKAQWLKQWLALPNGIPSHDTFEWVFARLKPQQLQQCFLNWTQAIYKLSEGALVAIDGKTLRGAIAPGEQRSLIHMVSAWASHNHLVLGQRTVDEKSNEITAIPELLKVLDLEGALVSIDAMGCQTAIAETIIEGEGDYVLALKGNQGDLYTDVVQLFEHACQTQFQGIEHDSYQTVEKGHGRIEHRTYWTMGQTDYLLGAERWAQLKSIGCVESCRRQPGHPGTLQRRYYLLSIESDAQRFADAVRSHWGIENQLHWILDVGFREDKLRACQGYSAQNLSVIRHIAANLLQQESTAKCGVKAKRLKAGWDDEYLLKLLSATDKVIPSS; from the coding sequence ATGACATCCTCCCCCTTTGCCTCAATTATTGAACACTTCAGCGACCTAGACGACCCACGAGCAGCCCATCGCATAGAGTATCAGCTAGAAGACATCGTCATCATCACCCTATGTGCCGTCCTTTGTGGAGCGGATAATTGGGTGGAGGTGTCCAATTATGGTCGTTCCAAAGCCCAGTGGTTAAAGCAATGGCTAGCATTGCCAAACGGCATTCCCTCCCATGACACCTTCGAATGGGTCTTTGCCAGATTGAAACCTCAACAATTGCAGCAATGCTTTCTCAATTGGACTCAAGCGATCTATAAATTGAGCGAAGGGGCACTTGTTGCCATTGATGGTAAGACGCTGCGCGGAGCAATTGCGCCAGGTGAGCAGCGCAGCTTGATTCACATGGTCAGTGCATGGGCGAGCCACAATCATCTTGTTTTAGGTCAACGAACCGTTGATGAGAAATCCAATGAGATTACGGCTATCCCTGAATTACTGAAAGTTTTAGATCTAGAAGGAGCATTGGTCAGTATTGATGCAATGGGCTGTCAAACAGCGATTGCTGAGACGATTATTGAGGGCGAAGGTGATTATGTGTTGGCCCTCAAAGGCAATCAAGGGGATTTATATACCGATGTAGTGCAACTGTTTGAGCATGCTTGTCAGACTCAATTTCAGGGGATTGAGCATGATAGCTATCAAACCGTCGAGAAAGGGCATGGGCGAATTGAACATCGTACCTATTGGACAATGGGGCAAACCGATTACTTACTGGGGGCTGAGCGTTGGGCTCAATTGAAGTCGATTGGGTGTGTTGAATCGTGTCGTCGTCAGCCAGGACACCCAGGAACACTTCAGCGGCGCTATTACCTTTTGAGCATTGAGAGTGATGCACAACGGTTTGCCGATGCTGTGCGCTCTCATTGGGGGATTGAAAATCAGTTGCACTGGATTTTGGATGTGGGCTTTCGTGAAGATAAGCTTCGGGCTTGTCAGGGATACAGTGCTCAAAACCTGTCTGTCATTCGTCATATTGCTGCTAATTTGCTGCAGCAAGAGTCAACTGCGAAATGTGGGGTTAAGGCAAAACGGCTCAAGGCGGGTTGGGATGACGAATACTTGCTCAAACTCCTCAGCGCTACTGACAAGGTTATACCTTCTTCATGA
- a CDS encoding CCA tRNA nucleotidyltransferase, which produces MSIQTVLAPQTWPFPASDLPQSACLVGGCVRDALLNRHTAYLDLDFVLPEAAVETARRVSESCNAGFVLLDAERDIARVVFPDATADFALQVGDSLEEDLQRRDYTINAIAYHPFSDMVIDPLKGRQDLDAGVLRMIAAKNLEEDPLRLLRAYRQAAQLGFTIEPQTQANIRQLTPQLKGIAAERIKVELSYLLSDSKATPWVYQLWQDGLLSTSFPHASSTSLAFLPAIDQAASLLQKEVPDLATAFHQELNERAQGKEAAQRTLLSTTKWVSLLSDSPTQAEITLKQMKFSRGEIHVITRVLNGWPRLKQLLQQEHCRRADQFYLFQDADTTFPAVVMVTLAVELMQQSAPGAEMLSYLQALKPWIAEYLNPLSALAHPQPLLSGSALMKSLHLSPGPEVGRLLSQLTLAQAEGSITTSEEALTLAQTLVSSTPSTAESG; this is translated from the coding sequence ATGTCTATCCAAACCGTTCTTGCTCCTCAAACTTGGCCTTTCCCTGCTAGTGATTTGCCCCAATCGGCCTGTTTAGTGGGGGGATGTGTTCGGGATGCCTTACTGAATCGCCATACGGCTTATTTAGATCTAGATTTTGTTTTGCCTGAAGCTGCGGTGGAAACAGCTCGTAGGGTTTCCGAAAGTTGTAATGCTGGGTTTGTGCTTCTGGATGCCGAAAGGGATATTGCGCGGGTGGTTTTCCCAGACGCAACGGCAGATTTCGCTTTACAAGTGGGGGATTCCTTGGAAGAGGACCTGCAGCGCCGGGACTATACGATTAATGCGATCGCATATCATCCCTTTTCCGATATGGTGATTGATCCGTTGAAGGGGCGGCAAGATCTCGACGCAGGTGTGCTACGCATGATCGCCGCCAAAAACCTAGAAGAGGATCCCTTGCGACTGCTGAGGGCGTATCGGCAAGCTGCCCAATTGGGGTTCACCATTGAACCCCAGACCCAAGCTAATATTCGTCAACTCACCCCTCAGTTAAAGGGTATTGCCGCAGAGCGGATCAAAGTTGAGCTAAGCTATCTGTTGAGCGATTCCAAGGCCACACCTTGGGTTTATCAACTTTGGCAGGATGGTTTATTAAGCACATCGTTTCCCCATGCATCATCAACGAGCCTTGCTTTTTTACCCGCCATCGATCAAGCGGCTAGTCTGCTCCAGAAAGAGGTTCCGGACTTAGCAACCGCGTTTCATCAGGAACTGAATGAACGAGCCCAAGGGAAAGAGGCTGCCCAGCGCACCCTCCTGTCCACCACTAAGTGGGTCTCCCTCCTGTCGGACAGCCCCACTCAGGCAGAAATAACCCTAAAACAGATGAAGTTCAGTCGGGGCGAAATCCATGTGATTACTCGGGTGTTGAATGGTTGGCCTCGGTTAAAACAGCTCTTGCAGCAGGAACACTGCCGCCGAGCGGATCAGTTTTATCTCTTTCAAGACGCGGATACGACATTCCCTGCTGTTGTGATGGTGACATTGGCGGTGGAGCTGATGCAGCAATCCGCGCCAGGGGCTGAGATGTTGTCTTACCTGCAAGCCCTAAAGCCTTGGATTGCAGAATATCTCAACCCGCTCAGCGCTTTAGCCCATCCTCAACCCCTCTTATCAGGTTCAGCCTTAATGAAGTCCCTTCACTTATCCCCTGGGCCAGAAGTGGGTCGCCTGCTTTCACAATTGACCCTAGCCCAAGCGGAAGGCAGTATCACCACCTCAGAAGAGGCGTTGACATTGGCCCAAACCCTAGTTAGTTCGACGCCTTCAACTGCCGAGAGCGGTTAG
- a CDS encoding Uma2 family endonuclease, producing the protein MQTQLPVAQTITTETTAENRLILDHVSWETYEQLLVAFGEHRAVRFHYDNGVIEFMVPLEAHENPSDLLGLLICTLVVESGLNLKCMASTTLKRKHLQKGAEPDKCYYIQNEPLVRGRTVDLEKDPPPDLVVEIDITHTDIDKNALYASMGVPEFWRFNGSVLSIYQLEQDQYHLVDVSPALPWVSKDVIYRFLRQSKTVGEAQALRDLKGWIKQQLDSLDT; encoded by the coding sequence ATGCAAACTCAGCTACCTGTTGCCCAAACGATAACGACTGAGACCACTGCTGAAAATCGTCTGATCTTGGATCACGTTTCTTGGGAGACCTATGAACAATTGTTGGTTGCTTTCGGTGAACATCGTGCGGTTCGCTTCCACTATGACAATGGGGTCATAGAGTTCATGGTTCCCCTGGAAGCCCATGAAAATCCCAGCGATCTCCTAGGATTATTAATTTGCACCCTCGTGGTGGAGAGTGGCCTAAATCTAAAATGCATGGCATCCACTACCCTGAAACGAAAGCATCTGCAAAAAGGGGCTGAACCAGATAAGTGCTATTACATTCAAAATGAGCCCTTAGTTAGAGGGCGAACGGTCGATCTAGAGAAGGATCCACCTCCAGATTTAGTGGTCGAGATTGACATTACCCATACCGATATAGATAAGAATGCCTTATATGCCAGTATGGGGGTTCCTGAATTCTGGCGTTTTAATGGTTCAGTACTCAGCATCTATCAGCTCGAGCAAGACCAATATCACTTAGTCGACGTTAGCCCTGCCCTGCCCTGGGTATCAAAAGATGTCATTTACCGCTTTCTCAGACAAAGCAAAACAGTCGGTGAGGCGCAAGCCCTACGAGATTTAAAGGGGTGGATTAAGCAGCAATTGGATTCTTTGGATACATAG
- a CDS encoding FMN-binding negative transcriptional regulator: protein MVETYEASYKAQWHSLSEQFRTGMMKGIVGFEMAVTRLEGKYKLSQNRSLIEQHNVSDALLQSSDPSAQAMGQEMQQNLE, encoded by the coding sequence ATGGTGGAGACCTACGAAGCCAGCTATAAAGCCCAGTGGCACAGCTTGTCTGAGCAATTTCGTACTGGCATGATGAAAGGCATCGTCGGCTTTGAGATGGCAGTGACTCGCCTAGAAGGCAAGTATAAGCTCAGCCAAAACCGCAGCCTCATCGAACAGCACAATGTTTCAGATGCTCTGCTGCAAAGCTCTGATCCCAGTGCTCAGGCCATGGGGCAGGAAATGCAGCAGAACCTTGAGTAG
- a CDS encoding alpha-D-glucose phosphate-specific phosphoglucomutase, translating to MSINTVYTQPFSDQKPGTSGLRKQVTVFQQFHYLENFIQSIFDSLENYQGQTLVVGGDGRFYNRHAIQVILKMAAANGFGKVLVGQNGILSTPAVSCVIRQNKAYGGIVLSASHNPGGPDGDFGIKYNIGNGGPAPEKVTEAIYARSKEIDVYRITEADDVNLDQLGTSQLGEMTVEVIDSVQDYAQLMESLFDFDRIRQMLTSGGFSLIVDSMHAVTGPYAHALFADRLGAGADSVMNGKPLEDFGGGHPDPNLVYAHELVEQLFGENAPNFGAASDGDGDRNMILGQRFFVTPSDSLAILTANAKLVPGYQNGLAGVARSMPTSQAVDRVAAKLGFDCYETPTGWKFFGNLLDADKATLCGEESFGTGSNHVREKDGLWAVLFWLNILAVRQQSVESIVKEHWQEYGRNYYSRHDYEAVDSEKANTLMANLRGKLATLKGQKLGQYEVDYADDFSYTDPVDGSVSQKQGVRIGFTDGSRIVFRLSGTGTQGATLRVYLESYEPDVSKQGLDPQDALAPLITLADEVAQIRTLTGRDEPTVIT from the coding sequence ATGAGTATCAACACCGTCTATACCCAACCCTTTTCGGACCAAAAACCAGGAACTTCAGGACTGCGGAAGCAGGTAACGGTTTTTCAGCAGTTCCATTATCTAGAAAATTTTATCCAATCTATTTTCGATAGCCTTGAGAACTACCAAGGCCAAACCTTAGTGGTGGGCGGTGATGGTCGTTTCTATAACCGCCATGCGATTCAAGTCATTCTGAAAATGGCAGCAGCCAATGGCTTTGGCAAGGTATTGGTGGGCCAGAACGGTATTTTATCGACTCCTGCCGTCTCCTGCGTGATTCGTCAAAACAAGGCCTATGGAGGGATTGTCCTCTCTGCAAGCCACAATCCCGGTGGCCCGGACGGTGACTTTGGCATTAAATACAACATCGGCAATGGTGGTCCCGCTCCTGAAAAGGTGACCGAGGCGATTTATGCCCGCAGTAAGGAAATCGATGTCTATCGGATCACTGAGGCGGATGATGTCAACCTCGATCAATTGGGGACGTCTCAATTGGGAGAGATGACGGTTGAGGTGATTGATTCGGTTCAAGACTATGCCCAGTTGATGGAGTCTCTGTTTGATTTTGACCGCATTCGCCAGATGCTGACGTCAGGGGGATTTAGTCTGATCGTCGATTCCATGCATGCAGTCACGGGTCCCTATGCCCATGCCCTCTTTGCCGATCGTTTAGGAGCGGGGGCCGATAGTGTTATGAATGGCAAGCCCCTAGAAGATTTTGGTGGCGGTCACCCCGATCCGAATTTGGTTTATGCCCATGAATTGGTGGAACAGCTGTTTGGGGAGAATGCACCTAATTTTGGTGCGGCGTCGGATGGCGATGGCGATCGCAACATGATACTGGGTCAACGCTTCTTTGTGACTCCCAGTGATAGTCTGGCGATTCTGACGGCAAACGCGAAGCTTGTGCCGGGTTATCAGAACGGATTAGCGGGCGTGGCTCGGTCGATGCCTACGAGTCAGGCGGTGGATCGAGTGGCGGCCAAGTTAGGCTTTGATTGCTATGAAACCCCCACGGGCTGGAAGTTTTTCGGCAACCTCCTAGATGCGGATAAAGCCACCCTCTGTGGCGAGGAGAGCTTTGGTACTGGCTCCAACCATGTGCGGGAGAAGGATGGTCTCTGGGCGGTACTGTTCTGGCTGAATATCCTGGCTGTTCGCCAGCAGTCCGTAGAATCCATCGTTAAAGAGCATTGGCAGGAATATGGCCGCAACTACTACTCCCGCCATGACTATGAAGCCGTTGACTCTGAAAAAGCCAATACCCTAATGGCGAATCTGCGAGGTAAGCTGGCAACACTGAAGGGCCAAAAACTAGGGCAATACGAAGTGGACTATGCGGATGACTTTAGCTACACGGATCCGGTGGATGGTAGTGTCAGCCAAAAACAAGGGGTTCGCATTGGCTTCACTGATGGCTCTCGTATCGTCTTTCGACTGTCAGGGACAGGCACTCAAGGGGCTACCTTGCGGGTGTATTTAGAAAGTTATGAACCCGACGTTAGTAAGCAGGGGCTTGATCCGCAAGATGCTCTAGCACCGCTAATTACCTTGGCAGATGAAGTGGCTCAAATCCGCACACTGACGGGCCGTGACGAACCCACTGTGATCACCTAA
- a CDS encoding 2-hydroxyacid dehydrogenase → MKVAIFSSKRYDQEFLRAANTESHELVFYEPRLTAATAPLAKDFPIVCVFINDQLDAETLEILADQGTQLVALRSAGFNNVDVAKATELGITVVRVPAYSPYSVAEHAVGMILMLNRKLYRAYNRVRDDNFSLEGLLGFDLHNCSVGIVGTGKIGQCFAQIMKGFGCQLLAYDPYPNPACIELGVTYMAMEDLLAQSKIVSLHCPLMPQTHHIINASTLKVLQPGTMLINTSRGGLIDTPAVIDAIKSGQVGYLGIDVYEQEENLFFEDLSDTVIQDDHFQLLQSFPNVLITAHQAFFTRNALENIASTTLSNIGDFAAGRPCINQVKMT, encoded by the coding sequence ATGAAAGTTGCCATTTTTAGTAGTAAACGGTACGACCAAGAATTTCTGCGGGCTGCTAATACGGAAAGCCACGAGCTGGTTTTTTATGAACCACGTCTAACGGCTGCTACAGCACCGCTTGCCAAGGATTTTCCTATTGTTTGTGTCTTTATTAACGATCAGTTGGATGCGGAAACCCTGGAGATTTTGGCAGATCAGGGGACCCAATTGGTGGCCCTGCGATCGGCAGGCTTTAATAATGTGGATGTAGCTAAGGCCACTGAACTGGGCATCACGGTTGTTCGGGTGCCTGCCTATTCGCCCTATTCCGTGGCAGAGCATGCTGTAGGCATGATTTTGATGCTCAATCGCAAGCTATATAGAGCCTATAACCGAGTTCGGGATGATAATTTCTCCCTGGAAGGGCTACTTGGGTTTGATCTCCATAACTGTTCGGTGGGGATAGTGGGAACAGGCAAAATAGGTCAATGTTTTGCCCAAATTATGAAAGGGTTTGGCTGCCAGCTATTGGCCTATGATCCCTATCCTAACCCCGCCTGTATTGAGCTGGGTGTGACTTATATGGCGATGGAAGATTTGCTAGCTCAATCCAAGATTGTTTCTTTGCATTGCCCGTTGATGCCCCAAACCCATCACATCATTAATGCCTCGACCTTAAAGGTATTGCAACCTGGCACGATGTTGATTAATACCAGTCGTGGTGGGCTGATTGATACCCCTGCTGTGATTGATGCGATTAAGTCGGGGCAAGTGGGATATTTAGGCATTGATGTCTACGAACAAGAGGAAAACCTATTTTTCGAAGATCTGTCCGATACGGTGATTCAGGACGATCACTTTCAACTCCTGCAATCCTTTCCCAATGTTTTGATCACGGCCCATCAGGCATTTTTCACTCGCAATGCCCTGGAGAATATTGCCAGCACTACCTTGAGCAATATTGGCGATTTTGCTGCAGGGCGTCCTTGCATTAATCAAGTCAAAATGACCTAG